The nucleotide sequence GCCCGCGAAGGCGATCCGCGCGGTGTCCACGGCGCGGTGCAGGTCGGAGGTGAACACCGCCGCGATGCCGTCGTTGCGGCGGCGGTCGCCGAGTTCCCGGGCCTGTCGGCGGCCGGTTGGTGAGAGGCTGCCCGGCAGCCAGCCGGTGGCGATTCCGGCCTCGTTGTCGGTGGTGGTGGCGTGGGTCTCATAGACGAGCCGGATCGGCTTCGTTGCCCTGCCGGTCATCGTCAGGCCGCTTGGAGATGGCGTCCGCCCCAGCGGATGCCTTTCTCGCTGCGGATGCGGGCGCGTTCCCTGCGTTGGGCGGCGAGGATGTCGGGGTGGCGAGCGTTGGCGTTGCGCCAGCCCAGGTAGCGGTGCAGGGCCTGGGTCTGCGCGGGGTGGCTGCGGTGGTGGGAGTTGGCCAGGGTGAACTGCCGCAGTGGGCCGAAGTGCGCCTCGATCGGGTTGGCCCAGGAGGCGTAGGTCGGGGTGAAGCACAGCTCGACCTTGTTCTTCTTCGCCCAGCGACGGATGTCCGCTCCGGTGTGGGCGGAGAGGTTGTCCAGGATGATGTAAATCGGGCCGCCGTCGGGTCGGGCGGCGCGGATCGACTTCAGCGCGGCCAGAGTGTTGGCGGTGCCTTTGCGGCGGTGGTTGACGCCCCACAGCCGGTCATCGCCCACGGAGTAGCAACCGTGGAAGTAGGTGACGCCGTGGGTGCGGCGGAAGGTCGCCGGGAGACGGTCGGGCTTGCCCTGCCTCGCCCAGCAGGAGCCGCCGGTGGGCCGGTTCCCCAGGGGACCGAACTCGTCAAAGGCGAAAACCCGGTCTGGGAAGTGCTCCGCCACGTGCTCGATGCGGTCGAGCTTGGCGTCGCGGTCGGGGTCGGGCGACTCCTTCCAGGTCTTCGTCCGCTGGAAGGTGATGCCACGACGCGACAGCAGGCACCGTAAGGCTTCACGGCCGATGCGGATGCTGTGTCCGTGGACGCGGCGCAGGTAGGCGGCGAGTTTGCGGATCGACCAGCGGGTGAAGGGCTGGCCGAGCCGGGTGGGACGGGTGGTGGCCGTCTTGACGACGAAGTCCTCGTCGTCAGGGGCGAGCAGGCGGGGACGGCCTCCCGCCCATCGAGGGTCCAGGCAGGCCAGGCCGATCTCGTTGAACCGGTGGATCACCTCCCGCACCGTGTCCTCGTCCGCCTGGACCAGCTGGGCGATCACCGGGACCCGGTTCCCGCCGGCGGACGCCAGCAGCATCATCGCCCGCCGGTAACGCACCGAGCTGGTACTGCCCCGGCGCACGATCTGCTGCAGCTTCTGCCCTTCTTGGTCGGTCAATCGGCGCACCCACACAGGCTCGGCCACCACACCTCCAACGGTCGGAACGAACATCACCGCCCATCCAACCGCTCCAACCGTCGTTCCGGTGAACCTTCCCGGTCAGAGCACTAGGCGCTCGTGACGTCGGGCCTGGCGCCACGCCTCCTCATCCACCACAGGCAGCAGGACACGGCCCAGGTGCACGCAGCGACGCCACAGCATGTCGTGATCGGAGGCCACGGTCGACCCTCCCTAGGGCGAGTGGAACACCTGAGGCCGGAAACCAGCCCGACCGCCGCAGGCCCTCCAACTTCCCACTACGCACAGTGCACGTACAGAGGGGAAGCCAAGATCCCCGACAGCGTCACGACAGCGAGGCTCCATCCGCCCTCGAGCACGCAGGCATATCAACCGGAGACCTCCCGCACCGACATCCCGCTGTGACTGAGCGCGGCACCTGGCCCGGATGGACAACTCTGATGCTCAGAATGGGCCCGACGATGACGCCGAGCGCAAGCCGGCCCGCCTGCTCGTGTCGAGCAGTGGAACCCGTGCCGGGACCGCGGGTCCCACCCTGGCGTGAAGAGACCCGCGCAGCACAAGAGCGCCGGGCACCTGCTCATCGAAGATTTCGATCAACTGGTCGAAGACTGTCTGGTCCTCGCCGGCGCGCGCTGCGGCAAGCTGCGTCGGGACTGGCCGTCGGACGGTCGGCTACCGGGTCAAAATGGTCTTTCCGGTTCTGGGAATCAGCTACTGAGGTCGAACACGCCCCACGCGGTGAACGGCTCGGCCTGGACGTAGATCCTGCTTCCTCGGCCGACGACCCGCCGGCGGCCGGGGGCAGCGCCATCGGGCAGGGCGAGCAGGCCGACGTCCGTTGGCTCCACGGAGGTTTCGGTGAGCTCTCCGTGGGCGAGTCGGTCCCGCTCCTCGCCGTAGCCGCCGTAGAAGGCGACCCGATCGCCGTGGACGGCCACCGCATGGGCGCCCCGTACGCGGTTCGTCCACACTCTCACGGGCCGGTCGGGGCGGTTGGGGCGTATCTCGACGAGCGGGAAGTCCGTGTATGGGCACGTCCAGGCGGCGGTGCCCGACACGCTCAGGGCATAGCAGTCGAAGAGACCGGGGATGCGGGCGCCGTCTGACGTCCAGGCGAGTCGGCCCGTGGCGCTCCAGCGGCGGATTCCGGCCGGGTTCTCGTCGAAGTGCCCGACCCAGATATGGCCGGACTCGTCCACGAGCAGGTGCTCGATGGCGTCCCCGACGGAGAAGGACGAGGTCTCGCGGCCGAGCGCGTCGAAGACCTGGACCTGGTCCGCGTCCTCGTACCGGCGGGAGCGAGACGCAGCGACGACGAACCCGCCGTCGGGCAGGCGGTCCAGGTGCGGCCAGCGGGCCCGTACGGCGCTCAACTCGGTGAGTTCGACGTTGCCGCCCGGATTGACGGAAACGACCAGCGCGTCGAAGGGCAGGACATCGCCGCCGGGCTGCGGAGCACGTTCGGCAAGCAGCCAGTGTGCGGCGCCGAAGACGTCGATGGTGCTGGTCAGGACGTGGCGGTCGTGGTGCGCTCGGGGCAGGTGGGCGTAGGGAACGAGGGCGATCTTCTGCACGGACGGGCTCTCCTGGGTGGGCGGTCACGGCCATCGGGCACTGCGGTGAGCGGCGGGCGGCGGCGCGCGAGCAGTGGAGAGCGGAGCGGGGCGCCTAGGGCCCTTCTGGCGGATCTCCGCGGCGTCGGGACGCCCGGCACGCCCTCTCGCCGCTCCACGCGAAAACCCAAGTAGCTCCGCTACGAGGGCCTCCGCGCGGCACACCGAGAGCACGCACCGGACGCCGCTCCTTCGCCCACGGAGATCCGTCAGAAGGGCCCTAGGCCTGCGCGGGTGCCCTGGACGATGAGTTCGCGGATGAACTCGGCGAGCGCGGCGACGACGTGGAAGACGAGCCGGCCGCCGGGGGTGGTGGTGTCGAGGTTCGGGCAAGCCGGTGCTGATCGTCAACCGGGACCCGACCCGCGGCGACCAGCACGCCGC is from Streptomyces hygroscopicus and encodes:
- a CDS encoding transposase, with translation MAEPVWVRRLTDQEGQKLQQIVRRGSTSSVRYRRAMMLLASAGGNRVPVIAQLVQADEDTVREVIHRFNEIGLACLDPRWAGGRPRLLAPDDEDFVVKTATTRPTRLGQPFTRWSIRKLAAYLRRVHGHSIRIGREALRCLLSRRGITFQRTKTWKESPDPDRDAKLDRIEHVAEHFPDRVFAFDEFGPLGNRPTGGSCWARQGKPDRLPATFRRTHGVTYFHGCYSVGDDRLWGVNHRRKGTANTLAALKSIRAARPDGGPIYIILDNLSAHTGADIRRWAKKNKVELCFTPTYASWANPIEAHFGPLRQFTLANSHHRSHPAQTQALHRYLGWRNANARHPDILAAQRRERARIRSEKGIRWGGRHLQAA